A genomic segment from Paramixta manurensis encodes:
- a CDS encoding cellulose biosynthesis protein BcsC, with protein MRIKNVAARMQQTLLFSGLVAVGAFAPQAFAAEANPALQALFDQAEYWHQKAHDELARDALQKVLTVDAGNTQALYLLALYAQQSGDNVAATQWRNRLQQVSPQDPHLAELDTARQIQSIPPAQLALARREALGGNISAALQTWRNTFSGSQPPDSVAAEYYLTMAGDRALLPQAIDNLRQLAGRHPQDTGARLALGKALTYQDATRREGLQLLDSMASNNNAEANRSLRQALLWLSPQPEDAPLYQRYQQLHPDDRAVADYFRSNVGGAEKGQGYTALNQGDVAGAQSAFQQVLQANPQDADALAGMGYIAQRSGNYSAAADYLERAAKLGGTQGAQRQQQADDARFYAQLADAQQAMKAGDTTKALALSAPLVTAQGEKGQAAKLFRADILRRTGQVEPAEQAFRDILQSDPDNRNAKEGLYYLLRQQNRTAEASALFSALPASVQASMTPRPVSTSEPVRNQARQALAAGNPQRAIAILQQGLLRFPNDGWLRLDLARIYRQQGDTLSASNTAQPLMRTGASVNELYAGAINASESGAWQQASTLLARIPPRSQNAEMRTLAQRVNFNLQMATADQYLARGQNAAAANTLKALAVNPPANPVDAGKLAQNLAQAGDLNSAVQVVHNNLQRGVQGNAGDYAAQMAVLNQAGLGDEAQRFLSEPELQARSTPTQLAGIRNGYLINEVDRLREQKQYAAAYDKLIGALQNDPKNPDLMFAMARLYQSGKMNQEAGVVYDYLLTQDTPTQDARSGAIDVALAQNNVAKARTLANGLHGEQTPERLLLLARVSEAEGNHSEALSYLRTARGKMIGLQGAETGSVPDIGGLALADNPFINRGTPSVRRSPSSYGSVMPWQQAPNGAEYRDADPASGDLAANPTAQQSRTLHQIDTMMDDLEQRTGTWVQAGVQIRGRDGESGLSKLTEAKAPLTWSSVPFGDSRFEFTITPVALSAGSAGGDADRRFGTGALSQAVNAAVQTLKNEKALNNGKAYTFNDLNPLTTRGLQKLQSLQGTLASATNKANLDETPASSSGAQNGNGVELKLALSSDKYKIDLGSTPLGQDLTTLVGGIQWSPKLTDYLTLVLTGERRAVTDSLLSYVGVKDGLSGKSWGRVTKNGGNALLSYDNGDAGFYAGVGAYSYLGENVASNTSVNANAGAYLRPFHFDDRELKTGINIGWMDFSKNLSYYSFGQGGYFSPQNYVSVSFPVEFTQKYDDLNMRIGGSVGYQSYSQDRSAYFPNDPDFQNILEQAVANGSAKEAFYSGGSKNGIGYNLHAGADYKVNKDVTIGGQLGYDTFGDYNESTAQLWFRYMLGDK; from the coding sequence GATGCACTGCAAAAGGTGCTTACCGTTGATGCGGGAAATACCCAGGCGCTCTATCTGCTGGCGCTTTACGCGCAACAGAGCGGTGATAACGTGGCGGCCACGCAATGGCGCAACCGGCTGCAACAGGTTTCGCCGCAGGACCCGCACTTGGCCGAGTTGGATACCGCCCGGCAGATACAGTCGATACCCCCGGCGCAACTGGCGCTGGCGCGCCGTGAGGCACTGGGCGGTAACATTAGCGCCGCGTTGCAAACCTGGCGCAATACTTTTAGCGGTAGCCAACCGCCGGACAGCGTGGCGGCGGAATATTATCTGACCATGGCGGGCGATCGTGCCTTACTGCCACAGGCTATTGATAATTTACGTCAGTTGGCGGGGCGACATCCGCAGGATACCGGGGCACGCTTGGCGCTGGGTAAAGCGTTAACCTATCAGGACGCAACCCGTCGTGAAGGTTTGCAACTGTTGGATAGCATGGCGAGCAATAATAATGCGGAAGCCAATCGCTCCCTGCGGCAGGCGCTGCTGTGGTTAAGTCCGCAACCGGAAGATGCGCCGCTCTATCAGCGCTACCAACAGCTTCATCCGGATGACCGTGCCGTGGCGGATTATTTTCGCAGCAATGTGGGCGGCGCGGAGAAGGGCCAGGGCTATACCGCGCTCAATCAAGGGGATGTTGCGGGGGCGCAAAGCGCGTTTCAACAGGTATTGCAGGCCAATCCCCAAGATGCCGATGCCTTGGCTGGCATGGGGTATATCGCGCAGCGCAGCGGCAATTACTCCGCAGCGGCAGACTATTTGGAACGTGCGGCGAAACTCGGCGGCACCCAGGGGGCGCAACGCCAACAGCAAGCGGACGATGCGCGCTTTTACGCGCAATTAGCCGATGCGCAGCAGGCGATGAAAGCCGGCGATACTACAAAAGCCCTGGCGCTCAGCGCTCCGCTGGTGACGGCGCAAGGGGAAAAAGGGCAGGCGGCGAAGTTATTCCGCGCCGATATTTTGCGGCGCACCGGGCAGGTGGAACCAGCGGAACAGGCGTTTCGTGACATCTTGCAAAGCGACCCGGATAACCGCAATGCGAAAGAGGGTTTGTACTACCTGCTGCGCCAGCAGAATCGCACCGCAGAGGCCAGCGCACTGTTTTCAGCGCTACCGGCTTCGGTGCAGGCTAGCATGACGCCGCGCCCGGTCAGTACCAGCGAGCCGGTACGTAACCAGGCGCGCCAGGCGCTGGCGGCCGGTAATCCTCAACGGGCGATAGCTATCTTGCAGCAAGGGCTACTCCGTTTTCCGAACGATGGTTGGTTACGGCTTGATCTGGCGCGCATTTATCGCCAGCAGGGCGATACCCTTTCCGCCTCCAATACCGCTCAGCCGCTGATGCGCACTGGCGCTAGCGTTAACGAGCTGTATGCTGGTGCGATCAACGCCAGCGAAAGCGGTGCCTGGCAACAGGCCAGTACGCTATTGGCGCGTATTCCACCGCGTAGCCAAAATGCCGAGATGCGTACCTTAGCGCAGCGTGTGAACTTTAACCTGCAAATGGCGACAGCCGATCAATACTTGGCGCGTGGTCAAAACGCGGCGGCGGCGAATACGCTCAAAGCGCTGGCGGTGAATCCACCGGCTAATCCGGTTGACGCGGGCAAGCTGGCGCAAAATTTGGCGCAAGCGGGCGACCTGAATAGTGCGGTTCAGGTGGTTCATAATAACCTTCAGCGCGGCGTGCAAGGTAACGCCGGGGATTATGCTGCGCAGATGGCGGTGCTTAACCAGGCGGGATTGGGCGATGAAGCGCAACGTTTCCTTAGTGAACCTGAATTGCAGGCGCGTAGTACGCCCACGCAACTGGCGGGGATTCGCAATGGTTATTTAATAAATGAAGTCGATCGCCTACGTGAGCAAAAACAGTATGCCGCCGCTTATGACAAACTGATTGGCGCTTTGCAAAACGATCCGAAAAACCCGGATTTAATGTTTGCGATGGCGCGACTTTACCAGTCCGGCAAAATGAACCAAGAAGCCGGAGTGGTTTACGATTATCTGTTAACACAAGATACACCGACCCAAGATGCCCGCAGCGGCGCGATTGACGTGGCGCTGGCGCAAAATAACGTGGCGAAGGCGCGCACTTTAGCCAACGGTTTGCATGGCGAACAAACGCCGGAGCGCCTGTTGTTGTTGGCACGCGTTTCCGAAGCGGAAGGGAACCATAGCGAAGCGCTCAGCTACCTCCGCACCGCACGCGGTAAGATGATTGGTCTGCAGGGTGCGGAAACCGGCAGCGTACCGGATATTGGCGGGCTGGCATTAGCTGATAATCCGTTTATTAATCGCGGTACGCCTTCTGTGCGCCGCTCACCGTCCAGCTACGGCAGCGTTATGCCATGGCAGCAGGCGCCGAATGGCGCAGAGTATCGCGATGCTGACCCGGCAAGCGGCGATCTGGCCGCGAACCCTACGGCGCAACAGAGCCGCACGCTGCACCAAATCGATACTATGATGGATGATTTGGAACAACGTACCGGTACGTGGGTACAGGCTGGCGTACAAATCCGTGGACGTGACGGAGAATCCGGTCTGAGTAAACTGACCGAGGCAAAAGCGCCTTTAACCTGGTCGAGCGTGCCTTTTGGCGATTCGCGTTTTGAATTCACGATTACGCCAGTTGCGCTCAGCGCGGGGAGTGCGGGCGGCGATGCCGATCGCCGGTTTGGTACCGGCGCGTTATCGCAAGCAGTGAATGCGGCGGTACAGACGCTGAAAAATGAAAAGGCACTGAATAACGGCAAGGCCTATACCTTTAATGACCTTAACCCACTGACCACGCGTGGCTTACAGAAATTGCAAAGCTTGCAGGGTACGCTTGCATCGGCCACCAATAAAGCCAATCTTGATGAGACGCCCGCCAGCTCCTCTGGCGCGCAAAATGGCAATGGCGTTGAGCTAAAACTGGCGTTAAGCAGCGATAAGTACAAGATCGATCTTGGCAGTACGCCGTTGGGGCAGGATCTGACTACCCTGGTCGGCGGCATCCAATGGTCGCCGAAGCTAACCGATTATTTAACGCTGGTGCTAACCGGTGAACGACGCGCGGTTACCGACAGCCTCTTGTCATATGTGGGCGTCAAAGATGGGCTGTCGGGTAAAAGTTGGGGCCGGGTAACCAAAAACGGCGGCAATGCGCTGCTGAGCTATGATAACGGCGATGCGGGTTTTTACGCTGGCGTAGGCGCTTATAGCTACTTGGGGGAAAACGTTGCCAGCAATACCAGCGTCAACGCCAATGCGGGCGCGTATCTACGCCCCTTCCACTTTGATGATCGTGAACTGAAAACCGGCATCAACATTGGTTGGATGGATTTCTCTAAAAACCTCAGTTACTACAGCTTCGGTCAGGGCGGTTATTTCAGCCCGCAGAACTACGTCAGCGTCTCCTTCCCGGTGGAGTTTACGCAAAAATATGATGATCTCAATATGCGCATCGGCGGCTCAGTCGGCTATCAGTCGTATTCGCAGGATCGCAGCGCTTACTTCCCGAACGATCCGGATTTCCAAAATATACTAGAGCAGGCGGTGGCGAACGGTTCGGCGAAAGAGGCGTTCTATTCCGGCGGCAGTAAAAACGGTATTGGCTATAATCTCCATGCGGGAGCCGATTATAAAGTGAATAAAGATGTCACCATCGGCGGTCAATTGGGGTACGACACCTTTGGCGACTATAACGAAAGCACTGCCCAGCTTTGGTTCCGCTATATGCTCGGAGATAAATAA
- the bcsD gene encoding cellulose biosynthesis protein BcsD — protein sequence MNAQQHAYQPGWFDLFSIMVSGMLENAGEEESHAFLRQTGDDLAARYPLAEARTVQDLETQINLALARFNWGFVEIQPQENALTLLHMALPEGRDELAPALWRRALGAVFSGLYARWLRDQGGHAQVPLSCDAEADASLLLFRYQKGL from the coding sequence ATGAATGCACAACAACACGCGTATCAACCGGGATGGTTTGATCTTTTCAGTATTATGGTGAGCGGTATGCTGGAGAACGCGGGCGAGGAAGAGAGCCATGCGTTTCTGCGCCAGACCGGAGATGATCTGGCTGCCCGCTATCCATTGGCGGAAGCCCGTACCGTGCAGGATTTAGAGACGCAGATAAACCTCGCGCTGGCACGCTTTAACTGGGGGTTTGTCGAGATACAACCGCAAGAGAATGCCTTAACGCTGCTGCATATGGCGCTACCGGAAGGGCGCGATGAACTGGCGCCCGCACTGTGGCGCAGAGCATTGGGGGCGGTATTCAGTGGCTTATACGCCCGCTGGTTGCGCGATCAGGGCGGCCATGCGCAGGTGCCGCTGAGTTGTGATGCCGAGGCGGATGCGTCATTGCTGTTATTCCGTTATCAAAAAGGTCTTTAA
- a CDS encoding glycosyl hydrolase family 8 — protein MLILCSAQAAASDGWNRYKATFLSGDGRIVDTGNNNVSHTEGQGYAMLLAVHYDDRDSFARLWKWTSTHLSNPQNGLFYWRYDPAAANPVADKNNAADGDVLIAWALQRAGEKWNNADYLAQSDKLQRAIVAQDVVTYAGHTLMLPGAQGFNKTSYVILNPSYFIFPAWRDFARRSHLKVWNQLIDDGLDVLGEMQFGASQLPLDWVAMNADGSMAPATAWPPRFSYDAVRVPLYVWWYDAQSLRLTPFQRFWGNFSRLRTPAWIDVIANESAPYNMDGGLLAIRDLTLGDTGNLTESLSERQDYYSASLQLIVWMAWQER, from the coding sequence ATGCTGATTCTGTGTAGCGCGCAGGCCGCCGCCAGCGATGGCTGGAATCGGTATAAAGCGACCTTTCTGTCTGGCGATGGTCGTATTGTTGATACCGGCAATAACAATGTTAGCCATACGGAAGGACAGGGTTATGCCATGTTGTTGGCGGTGCATTATGATGATCGCGACAGTTTTGCACGTCTGTGGAAATGGACCTCGACGCATTTAAGTAACCCGCAAAATGGGCTGTTTTACTGGCGCTACGACCCGGCGGCGGCGAATCCGGTCGCGGATAAGAATAACGCCGCCGATGGCGATGTGTTAATTGCCTGGGCGCTGCAACGCGCCGGTGAAAAGTGGAATAATGCCGACTATCTGGCGCAATCAGATAAGCTTCAGCGCGCCATTGTCGCGCAGGATGTGGTGACGTATGCCGGTCATACGCTGATGCTGCCCGGCGCGCAGGGGTTCAATAAAACCAGCTATGTGATCCTTAATCCTTCCTATTTTATCTTCCCGGCGTGGCGTGACTTTGCCCGTCGTAGCCATTTGAAAGTTTGGAATCAATTGATTGATGACGGGCTGGATGTTCTGGGAGAGATGCAGTTCGGCGCCAGCCAATTACCGTTGGATTGGGTGGCCATGAATGCCGATGGCAGCATGGCGCCTGCCACCGCCTGGCCGCCGCGCTTTAGCTATGATGCGGTGCGGGTTCCGCTCTATGTGTGGTGGTACGATGCGCAAAGTCTGCGTCTCACGCCGTTCCAGCGTTTTTGGGGCAATTTTTCACGTTTACGTACACCAGCCTGGATTGATGTGATCGCAAACGAAAGCGCGCCCTACAATATGGACGGCGGGCTACTTGCTATCCGTGATTTAACCCTCGGCGATACCGGTAATCTGACAGAATCGCTTTCTGAGCGGCAGGACTACTACTCCGCAAGTTTGCAATTGATCGTCTGGATGGCCTGGCAAGAACGTTAA
- the hmsP gene encoding biofilm formation regulator HmsP: protein MRVSRSLTIKQMATVSGVAVITICIFIVIQLFHFVQQRRIDYARQMENIAHTVRQPLSEAVLKADIPQAERILNTLKPAGILTRADVMLPNAFQALHTNFEPEKPVPRLIARLFELPVQITVPLYSVESSASPKPLAYLVLQADSWRVYQFILSTISTMVTTYLLLALILSVAISWCINRLVIHPLRDISTELQALPPQDILTHQLAMPPLHHDDEIGMLIRSYNRNQQVLESVHDEMTRLTTHFALTDLPNRTLFLALLEQHLSAVEHDSAFAVMLVRIETLQEANGVLSDEQRDILMLTLAEKIRSALVDRTVLAQLGISDFVLLVKKAKHPWRAMRLARDLMARLNQPVTLQQIQLRPNVSIGIAQRDAARLSANELLSRATSAMMSARHQGKNQILFFDPVLTERAQKRLTQEHDILQGLEEEQFALFLQPQIDMNSGALVGAEALLRMRQPDGRYCLPEDFIANAEEMGVIGSIGRWVFAESCRVLAGWQKRGITIPLSVNISAMQLRDPAAVTRLRDLLLHHRIAPGSLTLELTETARVGDAEQTMAWLRELQQAGVSVALDDFGMGYSNLNYLHTFKSLPINKLKMDRSFVAALPHDDTMVKIIAAIAEIIGLDVIAEGVENAEQRDWLLARGITIGQGYLFDEALSLAAFEKWLPPLSTQS from the coding sequence TTGCGCGTTAGTCGGTCACTTACGATCAAGCAGATGGCGACGGTTTCGGGCGTTGCGGTAATTACCATCTGTATTTTTATCGTTATACAGCTTTTTCATTTTGTGCAGCAGCGCAGGATTGATTACGCCCGGCAGATGGAGAATATTGCGCATACCGTGCGTCAGCCTCTCTCTGAAGCGGTGCTCAAGGCAGATATTCCGCAAGCCGAGCGTATTTTGAATACGCTAAAACCTGCCGGGATCTTAACCCGTGCCGATGTAATGTTGCCCAATGCATTTCAGGCTTTGCACACCAATTTTGAGCCGGAAAAACCGGTGCCGCGTTTGATTGCGCGCTTATTTGAATTGCCGGTGCAAATTACCGTACCGTTGTACTCGGTGGAGAGTAGCGCATCGCCTAAACCGCTGGCTTATTTAGTGCTACAGGCCGATTCCTGGCGCGTATATCAATTTATTCTCAGCACCATCTCTACCATGGTGACCACCTACCTACTATTAGCGCTGATTTTATCGGTGGCGATTAGTTGGTGTATAAACCGGCTGGTCATCCATCCGCTACGCGATATTTCCACCGAACTGCAAGCGTTGCCGCCGCAGGATATTCTGACGCATCAGCTGGCAATGCCGCCGCTGCACCACGACGATGAAATCGGCATGCTGATACGCAGCTATAACCGTAATCAGCAGGTGCTGGAGTCGGTGCATGATGAAATGACGCGCCTGACCACCCATTTTGCGCTGACGGATTTACCTAATCGTACCCTGTTTCTGGCCTTGCTGGAGCAGCACCTTAGCGCGGTTGAGCATGACAGCGCGTTCGCCGTGATGCTGGTGCGTATTGAAACGCTACAGGAAGCTAATGGGGTATTGAGCGATGAGCAGCGTGACATTTTGATGTTAACACTGGCGGAAAAAATCCGCAGCGCGCTGGTTGATCGCACCGTACTGGCTCAATTGGGTATCAGTGATTTTGTGTTGCTGGTGAAAAAAGCGAAACATCCCTGGCGGGCGATGCGCCTGGCGCGCGATCTCATGGCGCGCTTGAACCAGCCGGTGACGCTGCAGCAAATACAACTGCGGCCTAATGTCAGTATCGGTATCGCCCAGCGTGATGCCGCTCGCTTAAGCGCCAACGAACTGCTGAGCCGTGCAACATCGGCTATGATGTCGGCACGCCACCAGGGGAAGAACCAAATTCTGTTTTTCGACCCGGTGCTGACCGAACGCGCGCAAAAGCGTTTAACGCAAGAGCATGACATTTTACAGGGGCTGGAAGAGGAGCAGTTTGCGTTATTCCTTCAGCCGCAAATTGATATGAATAGCGGCGCGTTGGTCGGAGCGGAGGCGCTATTGCGTATGCGTCAGCCCGATGGTCGCTACTGTTTACCCGAGGATTTTATCGCCAACGCCGAAGAGATGGGGGTCATTGGCAGTATTGGCCGCTGGGTTTTTGCCGAGTCTTGCCGTGTGTTAGCCGGATGGCAAAAGCGGGGGATTACTATTCCGCTCAGCGTCAATATTTCGGCGATGCAACTCCGCGACCCGGCGGCGGTGACGCGTCTACGCGACTTATTGTTACATCATCGCATCGCGCCGGGCAGCCTGACGCTGGAGTTAACCGAAACCGCCAGAGTCGGTGATGCCGAGCAGACCATGGCTTGGTTACGCGAATTACAGCAAGCGGGCGTCTCGGTGGCGTTGGATGATTTTGGTATGGGTTACTCAAATCTCAATTACTTGCATACATTCAAATCGTTACCGATCAATAAGCTGAAGATGGATCGTAGCTTCGTCGCGGCGCTACCGCATGACGACACCATGGTAAAAATAATCGCCGCCATTGCGGAGATTATCGGTTTGGATGTGATTGCCGAAGGGGTAGAAAATGCCGAGCAGCGTGACTGGTTGCTGGCGCGTGGCATTACCATCGGGCAAGGTTATTTGTTTGATGAAGCGTTGTCGTTAGCCGCTTTTGAGAAGTGGTTACCGCCGCTTTCAACGCAATCCTGA